CACAGTGTCACCACTAGTTTTATGGGTAGGTAGTTAAGTTAGTTATTcttgtcaaatgtaaaatatgtcagACTGGATCGTGATACTGGATACAAATTTGTTGAGAGGGGTAAATTGTAAAGACCATCTTATTCAgtgcagctctttgttttttaacgAGCCAGATAGAACAAGCAGCACAGTTAACAACATTTACTGCTGCTAAGTAACtgaaaattaacattaacagtaaCATGGTTCTGTTTGTTGGGCCTCCAGGTTCTGGTTCTGGGCATCAAATCAGCCTGATAATGGAAACGGAGTCACAGAATGGGGAGAAGAGCACTGTGTCCATATCTTGGGTTGGGGGTCATCTAATTGGAACGATTACTCATGTGAAGCTTATCTACTGTGGATCTGTGAAAAACCAGCTCAGTtttgatataaaaaaatatttttacgGCTGTATACAATATTATatccaaataataaaacactgtgacaaaaaAGCAGCGGTCAAATTAAACAGgtcataatataatataatgttcCCATTTCTCCAAACTCTCCATTAACTGGATAAATGCTTCtcaaaaatttattttaatttttaaaaatccttTGTTGATAGAAAAGAGCAGTATTCCAAACTGTCCAGTTTTTTAATTAAGGGAACGTGTTTTAGCAAAATGCCAACGTCCTGATCATGGTGCTCAGTTGATAAAATATAAACCGTGCTGTGAGTTGTCAGTTTTAATTTCTGTCTCTGATGCTTTTTGCAAAAACTTGTTGACTGTGTCAAAAATAGTTtcatacaaatgaaaacatttgaatgaGAATTCTGACTTTTACTATTTAGAACTTAAGGGAAGTTTGTGACCTCACAGTTCACTCTGATGCTTCCTTCCTGTTTGTCCCCCCCAAACTGTGTTCAGCTCATAGATTGATGGACGTTAAGATAAGAAAACTGCTTCaccatttgtctttttgttatATAAAATCTTGTATTTTGTCACCACTGCTGACAATAAACATGTACGCGcaacaaattatttatatcagGAGCCAGAAGAATCATTTGTGGACATGAGGTTGATATTTTTGGTCAAATATAAACATTAGCATGAACAAATCAGTTCATTTTCTCTATCATCAAATGAGAAGTTGACTAATTAAAATGGACTCAGGTGGTTAGGTTTAGGATTTGCATAAGTAGTTTTTTAAACACATGCCGaggaattgtgtgtgtgtgtgtcaaattaaatttatattaaactatttaaacagaaaaacatgtagagaaacaaaaatagagCAGCAACAGGATGAGAGGTGAAAATAAACCACATAGTCCCTTCTTTAAAAGCAGTCAGGACTGGTGTGAATCTCGAAGTCTGATGGTCCAGCAGGTCTGCAGGGGTGCTACTGTACCTGATTTCCATATGATATCATTAGCTTCcaccagacagacacagaggctCAGTCTTACTTTGCTTAACTCATGAGTTCATCTTATTGATTTGAagcattttcaaatgtaaatgtgaaacataTCTATTGTCTGGATAAAGCTGCAGCCTCAAACTAAACCACCAAGTGAATAATAAGAAAGTTCTCACCAACACCACCTCTCTACAGGAAGGTCTACACCACACAGTCTGTAAACACAGCTCACTGAAAGACTTCTGTATAAACTAGATCTTCAACAGGAAAGTTCACTGGTTACAGCAACACAATGAGTGAAGAACAGTCAAACAGTAAAGAACAATGGGATTGATGAAGTAACCAAGGTTAATcagggattttaaaaaaagagtaggatcaaattaagtaaaataaaagtatcaACACTAAAAATACAGATGGGTGTTGGGGTGCATGAAAATGAagctgtgttaatgtgtgtattatAGATAGAGTATATAGAGTGTATagatagagacacagagacgcaacattgtgtgtgtcagacttCCTGTTTGAAATGAgatcacattttcatttgtgacTCGCTGGTTAagtttaaaataactaaaaccaacacacactgagtttcatcatttacatttagcacaGCTCATGCTGCAGATGATCATTCATTCACAGGTTGTTAAACACGTTTGAAGAAGACATGGGGGACGTTTATACAAATTTTAAATGTGGCAAACAGGTTCAAAACTTCAAAGGGTCACAAAACTCAGGTAATTTACAGACTGAGTCGtcattaaatgtcattattagtGTTGTATCATTGATAATATTCACTGATCTTTTCTCTGTTCACGTCTGAGAAACTCAGAGAGGAGATGTTGTGGAGTCGTTATTCTCTGTCTGGGGCTGCTCAGTGCTTCTCTGCTGGCCTGAACTCATCGGCTTTGGCTTCTACTGTGAGTCTGGTTCATTTTAACGATTTTTTAATTACTGCTGTTACATATTTTCAAGCTGTAGTTTCTcctctgttgctgcttttttgaattacacagtatttgtttcatgttgggctcaacaaactcaacaatattttgtaatgtgtcacatcttttctattttatcaATTGAATTGTGTCAATGATGTCACCATAAAATTACAGTAATAATATGAAATAGTTGATATAAtgggtgtttttcattttcatgtaaatTTCAAACTATTGTCCAGCTGCTCAGTGTCAAACAGTTTGAAGGCAGAGATTAATACATTTAGGTCACAtgaatttttttaaagagctgAACAAAGTTTATCCAAACAGAGTAAagtattacttttacttttacatttactctcATCAATTCAAGAGAGaaatttatttgacagcttaGTTACTAGTTAGttattaataacaaatgttaaattaataaaaagaataaataaattataatttattattaagcATTAACAATcatctgcatacacacacacacatatatatatatatacttctatgtatatatgtatgtaatcTTTCttaagaacaaattaaaaaataaatgtgttgaataAGTTTTATGATAACTTTCTAACTAAACTAGCATTTCATAATATCAATTAACTTTGAATGTTTGTTGAATAAAACTGGACAAAACTTTCACACTCATGTTATCAGCATAAATATCAGCATTAGATTTAacacaactaaaaaaatattgtttctcTCTAAATCTGACCCTGacattcagtttaattacaTGTAAGTACATTCATTATGAGTATAACatatacaaaacataaataacgttgtttttgttgttgtaaatatttCTGAATTGCTGAACCATGAGAGGCTTCCACAGCACCTTTTCAAATTAGGATACCTTTTGtaacatattgttttataacATGTAAAAGTGAAACATATCTGTTGTCTGCATAAAGCTGCAGCCTCAAACTAAACCACCAAGTGAATAATAAGCTCTCACCAACACCACCTCTCTACAGGGAGGTCTACACCACACAGTCTGTAAACACAGCTCACTGACAGACTTTTATATAAACTAGATCGAAAGAAGGAAAGTTCACTGGTTGCAGCAACATACTTTTATATTAAGACTTGCCTAAAAAGTACTTATGATACTTTATGAATTAAGAGTATTTTACATGTGTCTACATTATATCAGATCATAACTCACTCCATCGTGAGGCTGCCATCAAAACCAACCTGACTGAGCTTCTCCAGGCCCTGACTCAAGAGAGAAACCACCTGAAGACCAGCCTCACTGAAATGTCAGCAGAGCGCAAAagactgcagtgtttgtgcaaACAGAGTGAGTCAATAAGAGACAAAGCACATGGTGTCTCCATGATACCATTAAAAATACACGAAGACAATTGTCCAGTTAACATTTGaggcatgtttgtgtttacacagtgaACTAAATATCTGGAACCATTGCTCACATTCTGTTTACGTGCTAATATGCTAATGTGAAcatgttaaaatactgtttcCAAACTGGAGTCATGCGATATAAAGACACCTCATAATGAATATCTCTGGCAGCACATGAATCTGTGTCTCGActcatttctgttgttttatgttacagAGAAAACGTGTCCACCAGGATGGACAAAGTTCTGGTGTTCCTGTTATCTCCTGTCCACTAAGACTGGTTCCTGGGCCACAGGCCGAGAGGACTGCAGAACCAGAGGAGGAGATCTGGTGGTTATAGACAGTATCGAAGAACAGGTGATTCATTTTTACATATCCTCTAAGGAAAAAAACTATCTCACATTCAGAAAACAAGatttgattgttgttgttttatagaCTGTAAGTGTATattcctctgtctttgtctctctgtcctaGTATTGTAGTTTCAActcaaatgtaaatacagtgacttgttttttgtaaaatatgtgtTGAGCAGACCTACGTCTCTAAattcaccaacacaaacacttgGATTGGTTTGAGTGACAGTGACGAAGAGGGGACCTGGGAATGGGTCGATGAAACTCCACTGACCGTGAAGTAAGACACAAACATATCGTGGatttatttactgctgctgccattAAGTAGCTGAAAAGATAAGTTTAAGTCTGACAGTCTGAGCAGTAACAGGATTCTCTTTATTGGGCCACCAGGTACTGGTCATTAAATCAGCCTGATAATGGAAATGGACTCACAGAACAGAGTGAAGAGGACTGTGTCTACATCATAGGAGGGGGGGCATCTAAATGGAGAGATTACTCATGTGAAGCTTTTCTTCTGTGGATGTGTGAAAAACCAATTCAGCCTTGAGATTCAAAAATCATTGAGCTCAAATGTACTTTTCTTATAACTGTATAACTCACTGACTGACATGAAATCAGACTAAACCTTTCCTGTTCTAGGTCAGTTAGgattactgtttttctttaaacagtaaacagtttgGGTAAGTCCAGATGATGATGTCATGCCTTCAGAAGCTTCTGATAGGTTAATTGAGAACATGTGAGTTAATTAAAGTCATCACATTGTTCAGGAAGGAGACAGGTTGTGAGTCCCAGAGAAGAACGTGCTGTAAAACCTGAAGTAACATCTCAACTGTGAAGTAAAGGGGTGGTAGCATCATGTTGTGGGggtgttttaataaataacatggCATCACAAGGAAAGAACATTATTTAGAAAAACTGAACCAACCTCTCAAGATATTAGCCAAGATCTCTCCTATTATTCTGGCATTTAGTAAACAGAGATAATTTTTGTAATACTAACTGAtccaaaacagaaaaggttTAGTCTGATTTaatgacagacagtgagagaaaaaaaggttgtgtgtatttttatacagtatatgttgaaATCTGGTTTCAGCTGCAATATAACAtctaaataatcaaataaaagatttaGTTCATGTAAAACAGTCATATTAAGCATGTAACTGCAATATTCTCATACCTTTCTCAGAAATGCTTAATAcctctgaatttaaaaataataagatgagttgcttttattgtatttactgtaagttTTGCTGTGTTAAAATAAGATGGTCGAGTTAAAACAGATATGATATTTGCTGACTACATCATAGATAGTTTGCTTATGTCAACATATACGTTTATTTTTCAGGATATTTTCAAAAAGCCTGTACTTACAGCAAAGAGCAATATTTCAAACTGTGTCAACATTAAATTCAGTAAAATGTTAGTTGAAGATTGTGTCCTGATCACCGTGCTAATTTGATCAAGTATAAATCTAAGACCACGCCATGCTAAGTTAGGAGCTCTTTGTTTTAAAGAGATtcaacatgaaataataaaaatctataagagtttcagtgtttgtgagaAGTGTTATGGACATAACCtgaatatttatattacagTAGCATACAGTCATATTAATATTACAGTAGCTCCTGCTCTACTTAGTTTGTTCTTATCAGtttctcttgttgttgctgAGTGATCTTTGTCGCCACCTTCTGTTGTAGCCTAGAGATggaacagtgcagcagcttgtACCCAGAAAAGGATGTTAGTGAAGTTCAGCTCTTCACTGATTATTAAATCTTcagtatattaaaataaagttatgaCTGTTAGtccatttaattttgttttatattaaatattgaagTTGTTGTTACTTTTCATATAAACATGAGTaaaatttaaaacttttaaagtgtctttaaCTTCTTAATCCTCCAACAAGCAGGTCAGAGTTGATCTTCAGAGCAGAACCCAATGtggatttcagtgtttttagtgAAGCTTGATGGCActctgtgtgttgatgtgtgttcaCTGCACTAATCTATATCTTCATGTTGTCAACAAGCATAAGATGTTGaatttacacaacacaacatcctACAGATACCAACAGAAGAGGGCGCTTTAGTCCTTCTGTCATATTTCAAACTTGTCACTTCCTCAGAAGATAAAACATCAAGAGACTGGAATAAACACAACTTCTGCTTCACTCAttcttcagtctgtgctgcagagctgatCTTCCAGGAGATATTTGACCATCTAATGAGCAATGGAAGAAATTTATATGAATGTCGAACATAATAAATCTCATCATTTAGGACCATCGACAGATCAGACAggtacaaatgttttatcacactgagctgttaataaatctgttcTCATCTATTATTACTTCTGTATCATTGGTTATATTAACTGATCTGGTCTCTGTTCAGGTTCCAGGAGCTCAAAGAGGAGActtcctgttgctgcttttctgtgtctggTGTTGCTGAGTGTTTTCCTGGTGATTGGACTCATCGGCCTCGGTGTCCACTGTGAGTGTTCATGTCATAAGTTAACATAAAGTCAACCAATGATTTTCAGGAACAGATATTTACTGGAACTACAAGATACAACATTAGACTTAAAATAAACTCACTGTGCTCTACGTAGCCATCCCTCTCCCTGTTCTGGACTCTGTACGGAACTTAACCTATGTTGTAcaatttcaataataaaaaagttctAAATCTTAATCGTCAAGCAGAAATAGTAGAAATCTGGCTACAAAGGCAAGCCTCACTCAGATACTtctaaaagtaaatatttctgCTGTGCTGGCAGTACTGTTCAGTTAGTCTGGACAAAGAGAGGCTTTAGCAACAACTGTTCACATTAAGATTGGTTATGAAGCGCATTTCTATtaaaattatttgaaatatCTTCATTCTGTATCTTTAAATTATAAACATTAGTCATAATCACAGGccaatctagccacaggggtgcaagccagtgacttctgtgctgGTCCCAAGCCcagataaatagagagggttgcgtcaggaaaGGCATCCGGCGTAAAACTTGACAAAAACAACCATGCAAAAATGACTTTCATgccggatcggtcgaggcctgggttaacaacgaccgccaccgatgctgttgGCCTACAGGGTGCTGTTGGAAATtggactactgttggtcgaagaaggagaggaggcagaagggttcgtggacaaagagagaagaggaaaggcaggaacatagatctgagaatagggactctcaacgttggcacaatgagagggaaaggcagagagctggcagacatgatggagagatgGAAGGTAGtaggaggatacaaactgttctaccatggtgttgataggaagacaaacggggtaggagtgatcctgaagggggagtttgtaaacagtgttctagaggtgaaaagagtctcagacagggtgatgaccctaaagctagaaattgaaggggtgatggtgaatgtagtcagtgggtatgcgccacaagttggctgtgagttagaagagaaggagagattctggagtgagtttgatgaggtcatagagagtatccccagaggagagagagtagttgttggagcagactttaatGGTTTGGACCTTTaaaggtttggtgtaaaggaatctggaaggacagatgatGGTGaactttgctaagaggatggaaatggctgtagtcaacacttacttccagaagagagaggaacacagagtgacatacagaagtggaggtaggagtacacaggtggactacatcctatgtagacgagggcatttgagagaggttagtgactgtaaagtggtggtaggagagactgtagccagacagcaccgcatggtggtgtgtaagatgactctggaggtcaggaagaagaaaagagggaagacagagaagaagaccaagtggtggaagttaaagaatgaagaaacttgtgaggagttcagacagaagttgagacaggttctgagtggtcaggatgagcttccagatgactgggaaaccacagcagaggttatcagggaaacaggtaggaaggtgctaggtgtgtcatctggaaagaggaaagaaggtaaagacacttggtggtggaatgaggaagtacaggaatgcgtccagaggaagaggttagctagaaggaagtgggatgtagaaaggactgaggaaagtagacaggagtacaaggaagcgcagcgtagagtgaagagggaggtggcaaaggccaaacagaaagcttacgatgagctgtatcGTAAGCTTTATAGTGGAGTTTCTATCCcgtttgttcaataggattctagagagtgagaagatgcctgaggaatggaggagaagcgttctggttccgatctttaagaacaagggtgacaagcagaactgcagcaactacagaggaataaagttgatgagccacacaatgaagctgtgggaaagagtagtggaagccaggcttaggaagaaggtggagatttgtgagcagcagtatggtttcatgccccgtaagagcaccactgatgccatttttgctttgagaatgttgatataaaagtacagagatggtcagaaggagctgcattgtgtctttgtagatttagagaaggcgtatgacagggtgccgagggaggagctgtggtactgtatgaggtttTCAGGAGTGacatgttggagatggagctgcaaGGCAGcagggcaagaggacgaccaaggatagatagatatttggatgttataacagaggacatgatgttggctggtgtgagggtagaagatgtccatgatAGAGTGaagtggaaaaggatgattcactgtggtgacccctgggaaaagccgaaagagaagaagaagtcatGATAACAGAACAAACCTAGGAAATATTTGGacttattaaataaataccaaCATTATCACATTATGTGAATGAAttcagttgtttgtgtttcacagacATGTCTCTTCTATCTTTCAGTTTATACCTCAGTGTCCTCcctgactgaagagagaaacgACCTGAAGACAAACctcactgaaatgactgaagagaaaaacaagctgaagaCAAACATCACTGTAATGACTGAAGAGAAAAACCAGCTGAAGACCAACCTCACTGTAATGACCGAAGAGAGAAACCAACTGCAGACCAACCTCACTGTaatgactgaagagagaaaccAACTGCAGACCAACCTCACTGTaatgactgaagagagaaaccAACTGCAGACCAACCTCACTGCAAAGGCCAAAGAGAAAGCGTGatgaaagagctgaaagtataaagattataatatatatattatacaaataTTATACAAATATTATAGGCTACTGTGTTAAAAGACTTGTGACATCTTATAACAACTTATTCAgagcagtttttttgtttttaatgagagcAGCccagttaaaaacattaaaatagcTGAAAAGACCAATTTAAGTCTGACATTAACAGtatctgttctgtttgttggGCAACCAGGTAATGGGCACCAAACAAGCCTGATAATGGAAATAGAGAAGACTGTGTCGAGATCTTGGGCGGTCATCTAAATGGAATGATATCTCATGTGAAGCTTCACAAACTCTCCATAAACTGGACAAATGCTTCTCAGAAATGCTTCATGCgtctgaatatttaaaaaaaacatgagctgctttaattgtttttatgtttttctatgttaacACATAGACAGCTCTGATATTTTCTGGCTACATCACAGATCGTTTGCTCATCTCAACACTTGGtgaaacatgtacatttatttttcaggaatttctgatgatgaagatgttgaaAACTCCTCTAAAgctgaaacaataaacagaaaacaagtaTTTGAAACTGTGCAGTTGTTTCATTAGGTTTTTAGCAAAATGCATAATTCAGCATAATTGTATTATGCAAAAAACAGTGCTTAAGAATAcatttgactaattgattaattgacatcaattttaaaatgtattttatttacaaaatacagtgaagttagtgaaaacaaagaaaaccttttatttctgtcaaataaataaaggtcCAAGCTAACTGACAAATCACGGTTTTAGTGTtttgtaaatatataattttctgtttaaactgATAATTTGGGGTCATTTTTTGACGACTTAGAGAAGGTGTAGTACCAAAGTCAAAAGACCTGAAACTTAATAAGAGTTCTTAtgtgagttaaaaaaaatgGGGAAGTACAACTCAGACCAGGCAGGGTTGAGACAGAGTTTCCTCTTAATGGCTCATTTTAATTCACttgcagcatcactgtggtTGATAACCTTTAGTACCTCAGTTAGATGGTGTGATAACATGCCATGTGTGATGCACATTAAGGTAGAGTCCTGGCTAATGTCTGAAAGACTGTGTAgttgtttttacacttaaagAGAAATCTTTAGATGTTCTTTAATTTTCTGCCTGTTAGCAGTTTATCTAATTAACAGTCAGTGTTAAcaagcagtgtttctctgcctcATAGATCTTTATgcacaaacatgaacatttatatagtttaaaatgacaccacaAGATCAACTCTACAAAAAATCTATTTCAAGCATCCTTGACCCTGAATAAAGCTGCAGTACTAAATTCTACTATATGAGTAAGTTTGTACAAACACCACTGCTCTACAGGAAGTTCCTGACCACTCAGTTCACTCTgatactttttatttgtattttctcacatttgtcaaaactgtgtctcactcatagacagatgaacatgaagataAGAAAACCACTTTTTGTTATGTAAGAAATCTACTTCTCCCTCTTATACCCACAAAAACTGTACTGTGAGCATCATGAGAACATCATAGTCTGGCATCATgaagtgaattaaacatttaagattcaagaataaaaaaactttattaatcccaggaggtaattgttttgtctcattacagttgttcacaacagagacagaaacaaagggaaccacaaccaggaaagatccacaccaacatcaaTACACATAACTAATAACATCAATGCAGAAAAACTCAATACAACAGAACAcgtaaaatagatgaatgaaaatgggtcaatatttatgATCAATGGtgaaatgacagcaattataagacacaactatcacttcccccacccctttcAGAGGGGTAAGGGAATTTACACAGATttatggccacaggtagaaaggatctcctgtggttctctgtggagcatttgaTGTTAgtaagtctttggctgaatgtgctcctctgtccagctaACACACTGTGCAGTTGGTGGGAGGGATGGTccagtttggacagcatcctcctctcagctacaatatgtagagggtccagcccccccccccccccaagaaCAGAGgcagccctcctgatcagtttgtttagtctgttagtgtctgccaccttcatgttgctgacCCAGTAGACCACAGCATAGACACTGGAACCAAAGACTGgtgcagcatggtgctgcagacgttggacctgagtctcctcagaaagtacatccggctctaagcacctgtgctacagaccacagtgtcagagacacagttctgcaggcggacaaACTGTGGGCGattggtgaggtagtccatgatccaggaaatcaggggagtgttaacctgcatgttttttagtttctctcccagcagtgcaggttggatggtgttaaatgcactggagaaatcaaaaaacatgatcctcactaagcctTCCcgcttgtccaggtgggtgtaggtgcgatggagcagatggatgatggcgtcatccatTCCAATTTGGGGTTGATGGGCAAAttggagggggtcaagtgagggtttgaccagaggtcggagggactccaggatcagcctttcaaaagccttcataatgtgtgatgtcagagttACTGGTCTAAAGTCATTGAGGACTGTGGtacgtggcgtcttattcacaggaaccaggcacgatcttttccacccaagaggaactctctccagatgcatAGGAGCACAGGCTTTgagcacccttgggctgactccatctggACCCACCGCTTTtgtgttcagctctcttctcaccttctcAGCTGAGATAATTAGGGTGGTGTCTGAGTCGTGTGtgggagggactgaggagcaggtgGTGAACTGCAGGGGGCTCCatggctcagcctggaatcgattgaaaaaattattcaattcattggctcgtcccacagtccccacagtcgCCTGGCTGTTGGAcctgtagccagtgatggtcttCATGCCCCCCCAAACTTCCCTGGTGTTGTTTTATTGAAGGCTATGTTCCAGTTCCCACCTttaagcctccttcccctccttGATCCTGaaagacagcagtctctggaaCCTCCTTGatgcctccctgtctcctgacctgaatgctttctttttgtcattcaggatggttTTGATgtcctgaatgacaaaaagaaggtCAGGAGACAGGAAGGCAGCAAGGAGGGTGTCTTACTTTTataagagctgcagctggaacCTCTGAAGAGTGGTGAGCGGTGCTCACTGCATTCAGCACATCTATCAGAACCAAAGGGATCATTGCATGTCTGTGGtcctaaagtgtgtttgtcagaatgGAGAATGAATtctcacattttgctgtggatGAACTAAATGTTAAGGTCTGTTTAAGAGCAGTCAGATGTGTAGTGGAGGATGTGctgtacactacaaaataattcatataACCGAAGGTTCAGTGCCAAGTGCTTGGTCTGtggtatgtttgtgtttattttactttttaagtgAGGATTCTGATCATTTTCATCCAAGTATTAACTCAAGATCAAATTTATCTTTCAAGCATCTAAAACTGTGTCATAAAGTTACAGTATGATTAATATTTCATGATCTCTTCTTCTTGTTGCTGAGTGATCTTTGTCGCCACCTGCTGATTTGTAAACTGTAAGTGCAGGGATGAAGTTACTTTATGTTCCACAATAAAGATGTGAACAGTTTGTGAAGTTCAAAGTTATAAACTTTTTGTCTTTAACCCTCTTCTTTCCCCATTAATCCTTCAGGAAGAGTCGGGGCTCAGAGGTGATCCACAGAGCAGCACCTGGTTTGGATTTTAGTGTTTCAGGGTTGAAGCTCTGTGAACTTCTAGGAGACGTTCGGTCACCTCGTGAGTGATGGAGGAAATCTATACCAATGTTGAACGTGACAAGTCTGTTCACTCCAGACCTTCAACATGTCAGAAAGGTAAGAATGTCAGACTGAACCAATCCAAGCTGTCATTAAAtccctgttctcacctgttaCTGTTGAATCATTGAGTGTT
This Anabas testudineus chromosome 21, fAnaTes1.2, whole genome shotgun sequence DNA region includes the following protein-coding sequences:
- the LOC113173470 gene encoding asialoglycoprotein receptor 2-like; amino-acid sequence: MGDVYTNFKCGKQVQNFKGSQNSDHNSLHREAAIKTNLTELLQALTQERNHLKTSLTEMSAERKRLQCLCKQKKTCPPGWTKFWCSCYLLSTKTGSWATGREDCRTRGGDLVVIDSIEEQTYVSKFTNTNTWIGLSDSDEEGTWEWVDETPLTVKYWSLNQPDNGNGLTEQSEEDCVYIIGGGASKWRDYSCEAFLLWMCEKPIQP